The genomic segment attttggaggactttcattcatagggtcgccatgagtcagaagcgacttgatggcacttaacacacacacacagctgaagaTTCCACTTTAGCAACACAAAAGAAGACAAGAGAGTGAAAGAGACTTATTCTTCATATATACCTGACTAGCTCCCTCAGTATCTTCTGATGCACAACACCAATGGTGAGATGATGATCAACAGCTGCCCATACAGAAGGATTTTCTCTCGTGTCTCCCACTTGGGAGAATGGGCTACCTAATCtagtcaggaaggcttccacaaATCTACTGTGCTACAGAATGTATACAACCAATTGTTTAAGATGGCATTTTCATAAAGGAATAGGATTGTCATTTTCATCTCTCACAATTTTAGGCAGTTTTAGTGCATTATGTATTGAAGGTATtacactgtttttgtttttgtttacattACTTCTAACCCAATTTGGTTTGATGCAATGTCTTTCTTAACgccaggcatttgtatggtttcacttctgtgaattctttgatgggaagtaagtttTCCCCTCTGACTGaaccttttcccacactccaggcatttatatggtttctcccctgtgtgaactcttCGATGGACAGTAAGATTCCCACAGTGACTGAAAGTTttcccacactctaggcattcatatggtttctctcctgtgtgaattctttgatgggaagtaaggtttcCATTCctgctgaagctttttccacattcCAGACATTTATActtcttctcccctgtatgaattctttgatggtaCGTAAGTCTTCCACTGCAACTGAAATTTTTTCCACACTtcatgcatttatatggtttctcccctgtgtgaattctttgatgtaaATTCAGGTTGGAGCtgtgactgaagctttttccacactctgggcatttatattttttttcccctgtgtgaattttttgatgggaagtaaggtttcCACTCTGACTGaaggtttttccacactccagacatttatatggtttctccccggtgtgaattctttgatgggacgTAAGGTTTCCAATTTGACGGAAGATTTTCCCACACTcaagacatttatatggtttctctcctgtgtgaattctttgatgggatgtGAGGATTCCAATCTGACGAAAggattttccacactccaggcatttatatggtttctcccctgtgtgaattctttgatgataAGTAAGGCTTCCactctgactgaagcttttcccacagtccaGGCACTTATGtttcttctcccctgtgtgaattctttgatagGAAATCCACCCAAAGCATTTCTCACACTTCAGACATTTCTTTCTGTTATGGGTTTTCCAATGTACATTAATGACTGATTTTTCAGGTAAAATTTCTTTGCTTGCAGGACACAGACAGCAACCTGTAGAGTG from the Euleptes europaea isolate rEulEur1 chromosome 1, rEulEur1.hap1, whole genome shotgun sequence genome contains:
- the LOC130481616 gene encoding zinc finger protein 239-like — its product is MFIGCCLCPASKEILPEKSVINVHWKTHNRKKCLKCEKCFGWISYQRIHTGEKKHKCLDCGKSFSQSGSLTYHQRIHTGEKPYKCLECGKSFRQIGILTSHQRIHTGEKPYKCLECGKIFRQIGNLTSHQRIHTGEKPYKCLECGKTFSQSGNLTSHQKIHTGEKKYKCPECGKSFSHSSNLNLHQRIHTGEKPYKCMKCGKNFSCSGRLTYHQRIHTGEKKYKCLECGKSFSRNGNLTSHQRIHTGEKPYECLECGKTFSHCGNLTVHRRVHTGEKPYKCLECGKRFSQRGKLTSHQRIHRSETIQMPGVKKDIASNQIGLEVM